The following are from one region of the Pygocentrus nattereri isolate fPygNat1 chromosome 20, fPygNat1.pri, whole genome shotgun sequence genome:
- the paqr3a gene encoding progestin and adipoQ receptor family member 3a, producing MPSAKALKSTQYIELGSYQYWPVLVPRGIRLYTYEQVPGFLRENPYITDGYRAYLTSRLCIKSLFILSNETVNIWSHLLGFFLFFSLGVYDMVSVLPMVGASREDYVIYSIGLFCFQVCMLCSVGYHLFCCHRSEKTSRRWMALDYAGISIGTLGCYLLGVFYAFYCNNYWRQVYLVTVLAMTLGVFFAQIHPHYLTKNWQKLRSVIFCSVAGYGLIPTFHWIWLSGGFSSAIVQDFVPRVLIMYFFASAAFVFYVSKVPERYFPGQLNYVGSSHQVWHILVVLLFYWWHQSALFITNYRHTYPCPDSAMHA from the exons ATGCCTTCAGCCAAGGCGCTGAAGAGTACACAGTACATAGAACTGGGCAGTTATCAGTACTGGCCCGTTCTTGTTCCCAGAGGCATACGCCTGTACACCTATGAGCAGGTGCCGGGATTTCTGAGGGAAAACCCTTACATTACGGATGGGTACAGAGCTTACCTCACGTCTAGACTGTGTATTAAAAG TCTCTTTATCCTTTCCAATGAGACTGTGAACATTTGGAGCCATCTGCTCGgtttcttcttgttcttctcaTTGGGTGTGTATGACATGGTGTCTGTGTTACCAATGGTTGGAGCCTCCAGGGAGGACTATGTTATTTACTCTATAGGCCTCTTCTGCTTCCAG GTGTGCATGCTGTGTTCAGTGGGCTATCACCTGTTCTGCTGCCACCGCTCTGAAAAGACCAGTCGGCGCTGGATGGCCCTGGACTATGCTGGAATCTCTATTGGAACCTTAGGATGCTATCTTCTGGGAGTGTTCTATGCCTTCTACTGCAATAAC TACTGGCGGCAGGTGTACTTGGTCACTGTCCTGGCCATGACACTGGGAGTGTTCTTTGCCCAGATACACCCCCATTACTTGACCAAGAATTGGCAGAAGCTGCGTTCAGTCATCTTCTGCTCTGTAGCTGGCTACGGCCTCATTCCTACCTTCCACTGGATCTGGCTCAGCGGAGGTTTCAGCTCTGCCATCGTACAG gacTTTGTTCCTAGAGTGCTGATAATGTACTTCTTCGCTTCAGCTGCCTTTGTCTTTTATGTGTCCAAGGTTCCAGAGCGCTACTTCCCAG GTCAGCTGAACTACGTGGGCTCCAGTCACCAGGTCTGGCACATTCTGGTGGTGCTCCTGTTCTACTGGTGGCATCAGTCTGCACTATTCATCACTAATTATCGACACACATACCCCTGTCCTGACTCAGCTATGCATGCATAG